In Chitinophagales bacterium, the sequence ACATGCTCACGAATGGCCTTGTGAAAAGCATAACAATCTTCCGGGGTATAATCAAAGCGTCCCATAGAACGAAACTTATAGTCTCTGAAATTGTCAAAACCTGCATTTTCGGCAATTTTTTGACGCAACTCCAATTGTTCATCAAACAGTTTGTCAAGCTTTTCTACATCCTGGTTTCTTCTTTCCTGAATCAGTTTGTAGGCTTTTTCCCTAACAGCACGGTCTTCATTCTTTAGCAATTTGGCGGCTTGTTGCATGGTGAGTTCCTTGCCTCCCCATTCAATGGACATTGCACCCGTTATTCGGGAATATTCATTGCCCTTCAATGTCAATTCCTTCATCAGCGGAATATTTTCATCGCGGTGGAGTTCTGTCTGGTTTTTTATCTCACGCAGGAATATTCTATATTTTTCCTCGTCTAATTCTTTGGTAAAAGGATTGTTGAGCAATTTTTTGTTCAGTCGGAAATTGGCTTTTTTCAATTCCGGTTCAACTTCTTTCTGAAAATATTCCAGGGATTCCCTGGCTTCTGTATCATCGGTATTGCAGGTCATCTTCACGTAGCGCCAGCGCATGTCTTCGCCAATCACGCTTTCAAGTTCGCTGAAGTCTTTGAGCCATTGTTCCAATTCAGAAACTGAATTTATTTCACGGTTCTCCAACTTTTCAAACCAATTGCTCAATTGTTCCCATGATTGTACTTTGAAATCCTGGGGGAGGAAATTTCTTTTGGGTTTTTTGGGGATTTGCACGATTGCTGTTTCTGACATAGCTTATTTCTATTTTTTCACTTTTGATTTAGTAGCTGGTTTTTTTGCTGCTGTGGATTTTGGCTTAGCAGTTTCTTTTTTGCTACCAGCTTTTTTTGGGGGTGTTTTTTTCGCCTCTTTCTTTGGAGCTTCTTTTTCTTCTTTAGGGGTATCAGTTTTAACTACCAGGCCTTCTTTGTCCAAAATTTCAAACCATTTCACCAGCTTTTTGATATCGCTGACATATACCCGATCTTCATCATAATCCGGTACTATTGATCTAAAATAGCTTTTCAGTTCTTCCGGCTTGGATTTTTTTGCATCGGGAATGGGATTGCTTTCTTTTAATTCTTTCATTTTCAGAAAAATATCTGCCAGTTCTTCATTGTCGGTTTGGGTATAAACCGTAATTCCTTCCAACGGAGTGAATACGTGTTTTCTGCTCGAAAGGAATTTTGATTTGTCTTCATCAAATCCCTGTACAATTAATCCATCGGATCTGTTGGCCTGGATTTTAAACAGTCCGCCCAAACCACTTACAGCTACTATTTCTTTTAAATTCATATTCTTGATTTGAAGCACAAAAGTACGAATAATTGATGGATTCTCATTTATTGATGGAAAATCTGTGATGTTGTATGTTTGCTTGAAATTTGCAGGAAAAACCATACAATCAAAACGCGCGAGACACGCACTCAAACATAGTGGATTTGCCATCACTATATACGTGGGAATTAATTAAATTCCAACTAACAAACAGTGCTTAGAAGAATTGGTTTATTTGCATTAATGTGTTTTTTCTTTGAGGGATTAGTTTTCCGATATACGTAAGAAAACCTTAAAAATAACGTGAATTTTGTGGGTCAATCAGCAAAATTAGCGTGAATTTTGCGGGTTAGTCAGTAAAATTTCGGTTTTATCGCATTAAAGCATCAACACAAATCACCTCAAAATCAAAACTAATGCCTTAAGCTCTTTATTAACTCAACAACTCTTTTATTCGTTTAAACCCTTCTGCTTTGCTAATTTTATAGTTTATGGATTTTAAGTTAGTTTCTTCATATAAACCCACAGGCGATCAGCCCAATGCAATCAGTCAACTGGTAGAGGCGATGAGCTCAGGCGATAAGGCGCAAACCCTGCTTGGTGTTACTGGTTCCGGTAAAACTTTCACCGTAGCGAATGTAATACAGGAAGTACAAAAACCCACGCTGGTACTGAGTCATAACAAGACTCTTGTTGCGCAGCTTTACGGAGAACTGAAACAATTTTTTCCCGACAATGCTGTTGAATATTTTGTTTCCTATTATGATTATTACCAGCCTGAGGCCTATATTGCCAGCAGAGACACATATATTGAAAAGGACCTTTCTATCAATGCTGAGGTAGAAAAATTGCGCCTGAAAACCACTTCCAGTTTACTATCCGGTCGAAGAGACATTATTGTTGTGGCTTCGGTTTCCTGCATTTACGGCATGGGCAATCCTGTAGAATATAAAGACCGAGTAATAAGGCTTTCCAGGGGCGATACAATCAGCAGAAATGCATTGCTCTATCAATTGGTGGATGGGCTGTACTCAAGAAGTGAGGGAGAGTTTAATCGGGGCAATTTCAGGGTAAAAGGTGATATTGTAGATATCTTTTTGCCTTATGCAGATTATGCTTATCGGCTGATATTTTTTGGTGATGAAATTGAAGAAATAGAACAATTTGATCCGGAGACCGGAGATACCATGCAGGAAATGGATGATATCGCTATTTTTCCAGCCAATCTTTATATCGGGCCAAAGGACAGAATGGGGCAGGTTTTGGATGAGATTATGCTGGAAAAGCAGGCACAAGTGGATTATTTCAGGGATATAGGAAAACCGCTGGAGGCCAAACGACTGGAAGAAAGGGTGAATTTTGATGTGGAAATGATCAAAGAGCTGGGCTATTGTTCAGGCATTGAAAATTATTCACGTTTTTTAGATCAAAGACATAGAGGCGATCGTCCCTTTTGTTTGCTGGATTATTTCCCGGATGATTATTTGATGGTTGTAGATGAAAGCCATGTAACGATTCCACAGATTGGTGCTATGTACGGGGGAGACCGGGCCAGAAAGATGAACCTGGTAGAATACGGTTTCAGATTGCCTTCTGCGCTGGACAACCGACCCTTGAATTTTGAGGAATTTGAGACGATGATCAATCAGGTGATTTATGTGAGTGCAACACCTGCCGACTATGAATTGAATGACTCCGGAGGTGTAATTGTTGAACAGGTGGTTCGTCCCACAGGTTTGCTTGATCCTCCAATTGAAGTTCGTCCGAGTTTGAATCAAATTGATGACCTGCTGGATGAAATTGATGAAACCATTAAAAAAGGTTTTCGCGTATTGACTACTACTTTGACCAAACGCATGGCAGAAGAGCTGACAAAATACCTCAGCAATATTAGGGTCAAAACACGATACATCCACTCAGAGGTAGATACCATGGAGCGTGTGGAAATATTGCGCGATTTGCGTTTGGGTGTTTTTGATGTATTGGTTGGCGTGAATTTACTCAGGGAAGGATTGGATTTACCTGAAGTGGCCCTGGTTGCAATTCTCGATGCCGATAAGGAAGGATTTTTGAGATCTGAACGTTCATTAACCCAGATTGCCGGACGTGCTGCAAGAAACTCTGAAGGGAAGGTAATTATGTATGCCGACAGAATTACAAAATCAATGCAACGCACTATCGATGAGACAAACAGGCGCAGGGAAAAACAATTGAAATACAATGAAGAACACAATATTACTCCAATAACAGTGAGTAAAACCCGAGAGGAGATTTACAAACAATCGGCTATTTTAGATATTAGAAAACAAAAAGATGAGGGCTATGCGGTTCCTGAAACAGATCACCCCAATATAGCAGCAGATCCTGTGGTTCAGTATATGAATGAGGAAAAGTTGAAAAAACTAATTGAAAATACACGTAAAAAAATGCTCAAGGCCTCTAAAAAAATGGAATTTCTCGAAGCAGCCCAGTTGCGGGATGAGATGTATCAGTTGCAATTACTTTACAAAGAAAAATTCGAAACAAATGAAGCATAAATTTCTAATGACTGTTGCCATAGTTATGGCACTGTTTAGCTTTACGCCATTGGCTGCACAGGATTTTGAATACAAAACCCAAAGAGTTACCATTCCCAAAGGAACGGCAGTTCAGCCCAAATTGATCAAAAAGGATTTTCAGCCCAAGCTGGAAGAAGTCGCTCCTCCTCCGGGGGGAAAAGCTCTGCAGCAATGGCTGATTGAGCAGAAAAAATTGATCCCACAGCAAGAGCGGAAAAAGAACAATAATTCAAAGAAAAACAGTGAAGGACGCAGCAGTGGAAATGTGGCACAACCTATTTTGCATTTTTCAGCAGAAGGAAATTTTGAAAATTTTGGAATCCCTTGCGACAATGACATTGCCATTTCCAATAATGGGATTTTACTTTCTGTGATCAATTCCAATATTATGGCCTATGATTCGGAAGATGATACTTTGCTTTTTTCGGTTTCATTGGAAGCATTTGCCGATACGCTTGGGCTTACCGCAAATATGTACGACCCCAAAGCCATTTACGATCCCCTTGAAGATCGTTTTATTATGGTTTGGCTTAGCGGCACCACCGACAGCACCAGCAATATTGTGGTGGCCTTTTCTACAGATGCTGATCCGCGCGAGCCCTGGCATTTATATGCATTGCCAGGTGATCCGGTTCAGGATGGCACCTGGTCTGATTTTCCTTCCGTAGCCATTACTGAAAATGAGTTGTTTATCAGTATCAATGCACTAATTAATGATACATTTTCCACTAGTCAAATTGACAGATGGAAATTTCTTTTTAAAGAAACCGGGCTTTGGCAAATCAACAAAGCAAGTGGCTACACAGGTCAAAATTTAGACTCTCGCTACTGGAATGATTTTTATTTCGACAACAAGGCCATCAGAAATCTTTACCCGGTAAAAGGCGGTGTTGAAATCAAAGGACCTGATATTTTCTTTTTGTCCAATCGCAGTTTTGAGTTGGAGAATGACACGATTTACCTGGCTTATCTCAATGCGGAATTGGACAACCCCGGAGTTTCACTAAGTTTGGAAGTGCTCAAAGCCAATCCGGCTTATGGTTTGCCACCCGATGCAGTGCAGTACAACGGCCGATTTTTACAAACTAATGATGCACGGGTTTTAGGGGGATTTATGGAAAATGGGAAAATCCATTATGTGCAAAACACAGTGCATCCTGATTCCGGAACCGCAACAGTTTATCACGGAATCGTTCATGACATTTACAGCAATAACCCCACCATTGAAGGGCATATTTTCAAGGAAGGCAGCATGGAATTTGGCTATCCCAATATCAGTTTTACGGGTTTGAATACATATGATGAACAGGCAATAATCAGTTTCAATCATGTTTCAAGGGACACTTTTGCCGGATTCTCTGCTTTGTTTTACAAAGCCGGTGTTGGCTATTCTGATCGCCTGAGTATAAAAACGGGTAGCGGAAGTATTGGTGCTCTTTCTGATACCTATTCTCGTTGGGGAGACTATACCGGTTCTCAGCGAAAATTCGATGAACCCGGGAAAGTATGGCTTGCAGGCTATTATGCACTGAGTGGTGCTTTGGGAGGGAGAAATCGCGCCTGGATTGCCGGTGTACAAAGTCCCGATTCCTCATTCAATGTTGGGGTAAATGAAGCGATTGAAAACAAACCCTTTGTAAAGGTATTTCCCAATCCTGTAAGTGAGCGATTCAATGTTGAGTTTGAACTCAATAAATCACAAAAAATACAAATTGCGCTGTTTGATATTCAGGGAAAATTGATGCACATTTTCTGGGAAGATGGGGTGAAACAGGGCAAACACAATTTTTCTTTTTCCTTAAGAGACCTGTCATCAGGTCAATACATTATTCAGGCAAAGGGCTCAGATGGGCGACAAATATTTTCCGAAAAGATCATTCATTACTAAGTGCTGATGGATTTCAGCTGGTCAATATGGCTTATTCCTTTTATCGCTGCTCTGGTAGGATGGGGAACCAATTGGCTGGCATTGAAAATGACTTTTTATCCCTTGGAATTCAAAGGTTGGTGGATTTTTGGCTGGCAGGGTGTCATTCCTTCACAGGCGCCTAAACTGGCGCATAATGTGATGCAGTTGATTACCGAAAAACTCATGGATCTCGAAGCCATTTTTTCTCAATTGGATCCGAAACAGATTGCCCGGGAAATGGAACCACAGCTTGATGAACTGGCACGGAATACAGTTGACCAGGCTATGGACAAGCAGATGCCGATCATATGGACAATGATTTCGCAGAAGAAAAAAGAAGAAATTTACGCGAATGCCCGCAGGCAATTTCCCGGAATGATTGAGTCGCTTTTTGCCCAACTCAGAAAAAACATTCACCAGATACTGGACATTGAAAAAATGCTGAAAGAGGAATTATTAAGAGATAAGACCTTGCTCAACAGGGTATTTCTAACTTGTGGAGCAAAGGAGTTGAAATTCATAGAACGCTCCGGTATTTATTTTGGCTTTTTGTTTGGCTGCATTCAAATGTTGATCTGGAATCAATTTGATCATTGGTGGATATTGCCATTGGGTGGCTTGATTGTTGGTTTTGCGACCAACTGGCTGGCTTTAAAACTGATTTTTCGCCCGCTGAAACCCTACAAGTTCGGGCCATTTGTTTTGCAGGGCATGTTTATCAAAAGACAGCCCGAGGTTTC encodes:
- a CDS encoding DUF5606 domain-containing protein; this encodes MSACLARFDCMVFPANFKQTYNITDFPSINENPSIIRTFVLQIKNMNLKEIVAVSGLGGLFKIQANRSDGLIVQGFDEDKSKFLSSRKHVFTPLEGITVYTQTDNEELADIFLKMKELKESNPIPDAKKSKPEELKSYFRSIVPDYDEDRVYVSDIKKLVKWFEILDKEGLVVKTDTPKEEKEAPKKEAKKTPPKKAGSKKETAKPKSTAAKKPATKSKVKK
- the uvrB gene encoding excinuclease ABC subunit UvrB, translating into MDFKLVSSYKPTGDQPNAISQLVEAMSSGDKAQTLLGVTGSGKTFTVANVIQEVQKPTLVLSHNKTLVAQLYGELKQFFPDNAVEYFVSYYDYYQPEAYIASRDTYIEKDLSINAEVEKLRLKTTSSLLSGRRDIIVVASVSCIYGMGNPVEYKDRVIRLSRGDTISRNALLYQLVDGLYSRSEGEFNRGNFRVKGDIVDIFLPYADYAYRLIFFGDEIEEIEQFDPETGDTMQEMDDIAIFPANLYIGPKDRMGQVLDEIMLEKQAQVDYFRDIGKPLEAKRLEERVNFDVEMIKELGYCSGIENYSRFLDQRHRGDRPFCLLDYFPDDYLMVVDESHVTIPQIGAMYGGDRARKMNLVEYGFRLPSALDNRPLNFEEFETMINQVIYVSATPADYELNDSGGVIVEQVVRPTGLLDPPIEVRPSLNQIDDLLDEIDETIKKGFRVLTTTLTKRMAEELTKYLSNIRVKTRYIHSEVDTMERVEILRDLRLGVFDVLVGVNLLREGLDLPEVALVAILDADKEGFLRSERSLTQIAGRAARNSEGKVIMYADRITKSMQRTIDETNRRREKQLKYNEEHNITPITVSKTREEIYKQSAILDIRKQKDEGYAVPETDHPNIAADPVVQYMNEEKLKKLIENTRKKMLKASKKMEFLEAAQLRDEMYQLQLLYKEKFETNEA
- a CDS encoding T9SS type A sorting domain-containing protein produces the protein MKHKFLMTVAIVMALFSFTPLAAQDFEYKTQRVTIPKGTAVQPKLIKKDFQPKLEEVAPPPGGKALQQWLIEQKKLIPQQERKKNNNSKKNSEGRSSGNVAQPILHFSAEGNFENFGIPCDNDIAISNNGILLSVINSNIMAYDSEDDTLLFSVSLEAFADTLGLTANMYDPKAIYDPLEDRFIMVWLSGTTDSTSNIVVAFSTDADPREPWHLYALPGDPVQDGTWSDFPSVAITENELFISINALINDTFSTSQIDRWKFLFKETGLWQINKASGYTGQNLDSRYWNDFYFDNKAIRNLYPVKGGVEIKGPDIFFLSNRSFELENDTIYLAYLNAELDNPGVSLSLEVLKANPAYGLPPDAVQYNGRFLQTNDARVLGGFMENGKIHYVQNTVHPDSGTATVYHGIVHDIYSNNPTIEGHIFKEGSMEFGYPNISFTGLNTYDEQAIISFNHVSRDTFAGFSALFYKAGVGYSDRLSIKTGSGSIGALSDTYSRWGDYTGSQRKFDEPGKVWLAGYYALSGALGGRNRAWIAGVQSPDSSFNVGVNEAIENKPFVKVFPNPVSERFNVEFELNKSQKIQIALFDIQGKLMHIFWEDGVKQGKHNFSFSLRDLSSGQYIIQAKGSDGRQIFSEKIIHY